The proteins below are encoded in one region of Ascaphus truei isolate aAscTru1 chromosome 10, aAscTru1.hap1, whole genome shotgun sequence:
- the LOC142503684 gene encoding cytochrome P450 4B1-like: MTSSVLQGLLSLDVPQLCHWAASLCLLLVLLKASKLFLRWRELVKSFRPFPGPECHWLYGNAHEFRQDGKDLEKVADWAKKYPYGFRLWLGNFFASLVISHPDYAKAVVARQDPKDNMAYYFIIPWIGKGLLVLSGQKWFQHRRLLTPGFHYDVLKPYVKLMADCTQVMLDKWEALVPKQKSVEIFHHVSLMTLDSIMKCAFSYQSNCQNDSENTYIKAVYELSYLVDKRLRFFPYHSDLIYYLSPDGFRFRRALSVAHQHTDKVIKQRKESLKHEKELEEIQQKRHLDFLDILLCAKDENGESLSDEELRAEVDTFMFEGHDTTASGISWILYCMAKYPEHQKKCREEIREVLGERHTVEWEDLGKMPYTTSCIKEGLRLFPPVPGIARQLSKPITFCDGRSLPEGTAVFLSIYAMNRSSSVWEDPEVFDPLRFSSDNSSKRHSHAFLPFSAGARNCIGQNFAMNEMKVAIALTLQRFKLFPDPENEPLKVAQLVLRSVNGIHLNFKKIEHKGTK; this comes from the exons ATGACATCCTCTGTGTTGCAGGGACTGCTCTCCCTGGATGTCCCTCAGCTCTGTCACTGGGCTGCCTCACTCTGCCTCCTGCTAGTGCTGCTCAAAGCTTCCAAGCTTTTTCTGAGATGGAGGGAGCTGGTCAAATCATTCCGTCCTTTCCCAGGTCCTGAGTGTCACTGGCTCTATGGGAATGCTCATGAG TTCCGCCAGGATGGGAAGGATTTGGAAAAGGTCGCTGATTGGGCTAAAAAATATCCTTACGGCTTCAGGTTGTGGCTGGGAAATTTCTTTGCATCACTGGTTATCAGTCATCCTGATTATGCAAAGGCCGTTGTAGCCAGACAGG ATCCAAAGGACAACATGGCCTATTACTTTATAATTCCATGGATCG GAAAAGGATTGTTGGTCTTATCGGGGCAAAAGTGGTTCCAGCACCGCAGGCTGCTGACTCCTGGGTTTCATTACGATGTCTTGAAGCCGTATGTGAAGTTAATGGCGGATTGCACCCAAGTCATGCTG GACAAATGGGAGGCGTTGGTCCCAAAACAGAAGTCAGTGGAGATTTTCCATCACGTCAGCCTGATGACACTCGACAGCATCATGAAATGCGCCTTCAGTTACCAGAGCAACTGTCAGAATGACAG TGAAAACACCTACATCAAAGCAGTGTATGAGCTCTCATACCTGGTGGATAAGCGACTCCGCTTCTTCCCGTACCATAGTGACCTCATTTACTACCTGAGTCCTGATGGATTTCGCTTTCGGAGGGCATTGTCAGTAGCACATCAACACACAG ATAAAGTAATAAAACAGAGGAAGGAATCTCTCAAGCATGAGAAAGAGCTTGAGGAAATACAGCAGAAGAGACATTTGGACTTTCTTGACATTCTCCTGTGTGCGAAG GATGAAAACGGTGAGAGTCTGTCTGACGAGGAACTGCGTGCCGAGGTGGACACGTTCATGTTCGAGGGACACGATACAACAGCCAGCGGAATCTCCTGGATCTTATACTGTATGGCCAAATACCCCGAGCACCAGAAGAAATGCCGGGAGGAGATCAGGGAGGTGCTGGGAGAGCGGCACACCGTTGAATG GGAAGACCTGGGGAAGATGCCCTACACCACCTCGTGCATTAAGGAGGGTCTGCGGCTCTTTCCTCCAGTGCCAGGAATCGCTCGTCAGCTCAGCAAACCAATCACGTTCTGCGATGGGCGGAGTCTCCCGGAAG GTACTGCTGTTTTTCTGAGTATATATGCGATGAACAGATCTTCCAGCGTATGGGAAGATCCAGAG GTTTTTGATCCCCTGAGGTTTTCCTCTGACAATTCATCCAAGAGACACTCACACGCTTTCCTGCCATTCTCAGCCGGAGCAAG GAACTGCATTGGACAGAACTTTGCTATGAACGAGATGAAAGTGGCCATAGCTCTGACTTTACAGCGGTTCAAACTGTTCCCCGACCCCGAGAATGAGCCTCTTAAGGTGGCTCAGTTAGTGTTACGGTCTGTGAACGGAATTCACTTGAACTTCAAGAAGATTGAACATAAAGGAACCAAGTAG